In one Mesorhizobium australicum genomic region, the following are encoded:
- a CDS encoding flagellar motor switch protein FliG — translation MTATSDLPSLTRTQKAAAILVALGKPAAGRLLKFFKQDELRALMDGARELRTIPQAELERIVAEFEAEFAEGAGLLDSADTMGTIFSETLTPEEMTALMNDGPIETATDEPKPIWPQLEQIEPARVGAFLTNEHPQAAAFALSKLAPSFAAQVMIVLDKAVRGEIVKRMLALNPASPTAVAMMEAHVRAALIEDDSGKAASGAQMRVASVLNELDKSQLDEVMDDLASAGAVNLDAIRAQLFAFEDIVFLDQKARVTLFDGIAADIVTLALRNAGAELTEAILSAQGARARRMIEAELKADPGNVSANDINKARKQIASTAIRLAGEGALQLPQTQEAA, via the coding sequence ATGACCGCGACGTCCGACCTCCCCAGTCTCACCCGCACCCAGAAGGCCGCTGCGATCCTCGTGGCGCTGGGCAAGCCGGCTGCCGGCCGCCTGCTCAAGTTCTTCAAGCAGGACGAACTGAGGGCGCTGATGGACGGCGCACGCGAATTGCGCACCATTCCGCAGGCGGAGCTGGAGCGGATCGTCGCCGAGTTCGAGGCCGAGTTCGCCGAGGGTGCGGGCCTGCTGGATTCCGCCGACACGATGGGCACGATCTTCAGCGAAACGCTGACGCCCGAGGAAATGACGGCGCTGATGAACGACGGGCCCATCGAGACGGCGACGGACGAGCCGAAGCCCATCTGGCCGCAGCTCGAGCAGATCGAGCCCGCGCGCGTCGGCGCGTTCCTGACCAACGAGCATCCGCAGGCGGCCGCCTTCGCACTCTCCAAACTCGCGCCGTCCTTCGCCGCGCAGGTGATGATCGTGCTGGACAAGGCGGTGCGCGGCGAGATCGTCAAGCGGATGCTGGCGCTCAACCCGGCCTCGCCGACCGCGGTGGCGATGATGGAGGCGCATGTCCGCGCCGCCCTGATCGAAGACGATTCCGGCAAGGCGGCCTCAGGCGCCCAGATGCGGGTAGCGAGCGTCCTCAACGAACTCGACAAGTCGCAGCTCGACGAAGTGATGGATGATCTCGCCTCGGCCGGCGCGGTCAATCTCGACGCCATCCGCGCACAGCTCTTCGCCTTCGAGGACATCGTCTTCCTCGACCAGAAGGCGAGGGTCACTTTGTTCGACGGCATCGCGGCCGACATCGTCACGCTCGCCCTGCGCAATGCGGGCGCGGAACTGACGGAAGCGATCCTCTCCGCCCAAGGCGCGCGTGCGCGGCGCATGATCGAGGCCGAACTGAAGGCTGATCCGGGCAACGTATCCGCCAACGACATCAACAAGGCCCGCAAGCAGATCGCCTCCACCGCGATCCGCCTGGCCGGCGAGGGCGCCCTGCAGCTTCCTCAGACGCAGGAAGCGGCCTGA
- the motA gene encoding flagellar motor stator protein MotA produces the protein MGIIIGLVVTLGCVLGGFMAMGGHIEVLIQPWEVVIICGAAFGTFLVANPMKTVKDTGKGVLEAFKQAVPKETEYLEVLGVLHSLMRELRTKSRNEVEAHIDNPEESALFQAYPTILKNKSLLYFICDYCRLIIIGNAKSHEIEALMDEEIQTIKHDRLKAYQALNQMSDGFPAIGICAAVLGVVKAMGALDQSPEILGGLIGAALVGTFLGIFMSYCVAGPIATKIKTVREKNLRLYTIVKQTLIAYMNGSLPQVAIEFGRKTISSYDRPSIDAVEQSTLNGGAEKKAA, from the coding sequence GTGGGAATCATCATCGGACTGGTCGTGACGCTCGGTTGCGTGCTTGGCGGCTTCATGGCCATGGGCGGCCACATCGAAGTGCTCATCCAGCCATGGGAAGTGGTGATCATCTGCGGAGCGGCCTTCGGCACGTTCCTCGTCGCCAATCCGATGAAGACGGTGAAGGACACCGGCAAGGGCGTCCTCGAAGCATTCAAGCAGGCCGTTCCCAAGGAAACCGAATATCTCGAAGTGCTCGGCGTCCTGCACAGCCTGATGCGCGAGCTCAGGACCAAGTCGCGCAACGAGGTCGAGGCGCATATCGACAATCCGGAAGAATCTGCCCTGTTCCAGGCCTATCCGACGATCCTGAAGAACAAGAGCCTGTTGTATTTCATCTGCGACTACTGCCGCCTCATCATCATCGGCAACGCAAAGAGCCATGAGATCGAGGCGCTGATGGACGAGGAGATCCAGACCATCAAGCACGACCGGCTGAAGGCCTACCAGGCGCTCAACCAGATGAGCGACGGCTTTCCGGCCATCGGCATCTGCGCGGCGGTGCTGGGCGTGGTGAAGGCGATGGGTGCGCTCGACCAGTCGCCGGAAATCCTCGGCGGCCTGATCGGCGCCGCCCTCGTCGGCACTTTCCTCGGCATCTTCATGTCCTATTGCGTCGCCGGCCCGATCGCGACCAAGATCAAGACGGTGCGCGAAAAGAACCTGCGCCTCTATACGATCGTGAAGCAGACGCTGATCGCCTACATGAACGGCTCGCTGCCGCAGGTCGCCATCGAGTTCGGTCGCAAGACCATCTCCTCTTACGACCGGCCGTCGATCGACGCCGTCGAGCAGAGCACGCTGAACGGCGGCGCCGAGAAGAAGGCGGCATGA
- a CDS encoding DUF1217 domain-containing protein, whose amino-acid sequence MINTYVSYQLIAKDIGKSLDRVQNQPVVERETEYYLENITKVKSIKEFVADDRLFRYAMKAHGLEDMAYAKAFMVKALEGGVEDKDSFANKLSDKRYKEFVNTFNFEAYGDTATLFTKAQQGTVDKYLRQTLEENAGDQNEGVRLALYFERKASSITNAYEILADPALKQVAFTALGLPDSFGNADIDKQAKLIEERIDLEDFKDPELLSKFINRFTTLWEINNPTVSAASLVTTLFTQPEYGISTNLLLTMQSMKAY is encoded by the coding sequence TTGATCAACACCTATGTGAGCTATCAGCTGATCGCGAAGGATATCGGCAAGTCGCTGGACCGCGTCCAGAACCAGCCGGTCGTCGAGCGCGAGACCGAGTATTATCTCGAAAACATCACGAAGGTTAAGTCGATCAAGGAGTTCGTCGCCGACGACCGGCTCTTCCGCTACGCCATGAAAGCGCATGGGCTGGAGGACATGGCCTATGCCAAGGCCTTCATGGTGAAGGCGCTGGAAGGCGGCGTCGAGGACAAGGACTCCTTCGCAAACAAGCTCAGCGACAAGCGCTACAAGGAATTCGTCAACACGTTCAACTTCGAGGCCTATGGCGACACCGCGACGCTGTTCACCAAGGCCCAGCAGGGAACGGTCGACAAATATCTGCGCCAGACGCTGGAGGAGAACGCCGGCGACCAGAACGAGGGCGTCCGCCTGGCGCTCTATTTCGAGCGCAAGGCTTCGTCCATCACCAATGCCTACGAGATCCTGGCCGATCCCGCGCTGAAACAGGTCGCCTTCACGGCGCTTGGCCTGCCCGATTCTTTCGGCAATGCCGACATCGACAAGCAGGCGAAGCTGATCGAGGAGCGGATCGACCTCGAGGATTTCAAGGATCCTGAACTGCTTAGCAAGTTCATCAACCGCTTCACCACGCTCTGGGAAATCAACAATCCGACGGTGTCCGCGGCGTCCCTCGTTACGACGCTGTTCACCCAGCCCGAATACGGCATCTCGACGAATCTGCTGCTGACCATGCAGTCGATGAAAGCCTACTGA
- a CDS encoding FliM/FliN family flagellar motor switch protein: MNSLGVTPGSPAALRNLLVERLIGDTAEPDKVTAAARALGERALPPIAKALSQLVPSLLQIELESVELGRISQVFLTESDNEPLTVAPSTNSPDALILSMDAAAVSLFTGLLFGAASDASLAPIERPLSAIELDIGGMVFQGIAEALNGSGARALNVRFPLPRPIAGEDRRKQVHRDGPSARLIFRIFNEGGSGLFCVTMPQRIVLSTRGVDDAGQAGSGEWQARLGGEVMRSKVAVEATVSMGTLTLGQVASLFEGQVLEMPAEAPGETRLSSKDKTLFICEFGRLGGHYTVRVKQPFDPEADLMNNLVPH; encoded by the coding sequence ATGAATTCGCTCGGCGTCACCCCCGGATCTCCCGCCGCCCTGCGCAACCTGCTCGTCGAGCGGTTGATCGGCGACACGGCGGAACCGGACAAGGTGACCGCCGCTGCGCGGGCGCTCGGCGAACGCGCGCTGCCGCCGATCGCGAAGGCGCTGTCGCAACTGGTCCCCTCGCTGCTCCAGATCGAGCTCGAAAGCGTCGAGCTCGGCCGCATCTCCCAGGTCTTCCTGACAGAGAGCGACAACGAGCCGCTCACGGTCGCGCCCTCGACGAACTCGCCCGACGCGCTGATCCTGTCGATGGACGCCGCGGCCGTGTCGCTGTTCACCGGGCTCCTCTTCGGCGCTGCGTCCGATGCGTCCCTCGCTCCGATCGAGCGGCCCCTGTCGGCGATAGAACTCGACATCGGCGGGATGGTCTTCCAGGGCATCGCCGAGGCGCTCAACGGTTCGGGCGCGCGAGCGCTCAATGTGCGCTTCCCGCTGCCGCGTCCGATCGCCGGCGAAGACCGGCGCAAGCAGGTGCACCGCGACGGACCCTCGGCGCGGCTGATCTTCCGTATCTTCAACGAAGGCGGCTCGGGCCTGTTCTGCGTGACCATGCCGCAGCGGATCGTCCTGTCCACGCGCGGCGTCGACGATGCCGGGCAGGCGGGCTCCGGCGAATGGCAGGCGCGCCTCGGCGGCGAGGTCATGCGCTCGAAGGTGGCGGTCGAGGCGACCGTGTCGATGGGCACGCTGACGCTCGGCCAGGTGGCGTCGCTGTTCGAGGGACAGGTGCTGGAGATGCCGGCCGAGGCGCCGGGCGAGACGCGGCTGTCCTCGAAGGACAAGACGCTCTTCATCTGCGAATTCGGCAGGCTCGGCGGACATTACACCGTCCGGGTCAAGCAGCCTTTCGATCCGGAAGCGGATCTGATGAACAACCTCGTTCCGCACTGA
- the fliN gene encoding flagellar motor switch protein FliN, giving the protein MMKEATAKTLTEGEDDLTRAIEELRGVLKEEPAAPAQPAAPRPAATAAATPGAAPASNPNIIMNIPVEVQIVLGGAEMPVSDLLALQKGSTVALNRRIGEPVDVVVNGRKIARGEITVLESDPSRFGVKLTEIIAAAKS; this is encoded by the coding sequence ATAATGAAAGAAGCAACGGCCAAGACGCTGACGGAAGGCGAAGACGATCTGACCAGGGCGATCGAGGAGCTTCGCGGCGTGCTGAAGGAAGAGCCGGCAGCGCCCGCGCAACCGGCGGCCCCGCGCCCCGCTGCTACGGCTGCGGCGACCCCGGGCGCGGCTCCCGCCTCGAACCCGAACATCATCATGAACATCCCCGTGGAGGTCCAGATCGTGCTCGGCGGCGCCGAGATGCCGGTGTCTGATCTCCTGGCGCTGCAGAAAGGCTCCACCGTCGCGCTCAACCGCCGCATCGGCGAGCCGGTCGATGTGGTGGTCAACGGGCGCAAGATCGCCCGCGGCGAGATAACGGTGCTGGAGAGCGATCCGTCGCGCTTCGGCGTCAAGCTGACCGAGATCATCGCGGCGGCCAAGTCCTAA